Proteins from a single region of Candidatus Rokuibacteriota bacterium:
- a CDS encoding tetratricopeptide repeat protein, protein MGGGEWLISHREVVRLLRITPRRSAQLRRLGLFKPEGAGYRFREVVGLRVAADLLDTGATVRQIRQALDDLKRFLPEAETPLAEIRLILEGGKLLAESERVRFDPRSGQTVMALDVEGLASAVENTLARGVVRPLVPPAEAAEVWFQRASELDQDPARWEEAVEAYGRVVVIDPTYAAAWNNLGLLHHRMGRYAEARECYRVALEADPACVQAAYNLGSLHEDLGDAAAAAEWYRRSLEQDPGYADAHFNLASLLARTGENEEARRHWKIYLQLDRASPWAAVARSHLTEPEDE, encoded by the coding sequence ATGGGCGGGGGCGAGTGGCTCATCAGCCACCGGGAGGTGGTCAGGCTCCTTCGGATCACGCCGAGGCGCTCGGCCCAGCTCAGGCGGCTCGGGCTTTTCAAGCCGGAGGGGGCTGGCTATCGCTTCAGGGAAGTCGTGGGGCTCAGGGTCGCCGCCGACCTCCTGGACACCGGCGCGACGGTCCGCCAGATCCGCCAGGCCCTCGACGACCTGAAGCGGTTCCTGCCCGAGGCCGAGACCCCGCTGGCCGAGATCCGGCTCATCCTGGAGGGTGGGAAGCTCCTGGCCGAGAGCGAGCGGGTGAGGTTCGATCCGCGCAGCGGGCAGACGGTGATGGCTCTGGACGTCGAAGGTCTGGCGTCGGCGGTGGAGAACACGCTGGCCCGAGGGGTCGTGCGCCCGCTCGTCCCGCCCGCCGAGGCCGCCGAGGTCTGGTTTCAGCGCGCCAGCGAGCTGGACCAGGATCCGGCGCGCTGGGAGGAGGCGGTGGAGGCCTACGGACGCGTCGTCGTCATCGACCCCACGTACGCGGCGGCGTGGAACAACCTCGGCCTGCTCCACCACCGGATGGGCCGCTACGCCGAGGCCCGCGAGTGCTACCGGGTCGCGCTGGAGGCCGACCCCGCGTGCGTCCAGGCCGCGTACAACCTGGGCTCGCTCCACGAGGACCTCGGCGACGCCGCGGCCGCGGCGGAGTGGTATCGCCGGAGCCTCGAGCAGGACCCCGGCTATGCCGACGCCCACTTCAACCTGGCTTCGCTCCTGGCGCGCACGGGGGAGAACGAGGAGGCGCGGCGCCACTGGAAGATCTACCTGCAGCTGGACCGGGCGAGCCCGTGGGCTGCTGTCGCGCGCAGCCACCTGACCGAACCGGAGGACGAATGA
- the purD gene encoding phosphoribosylamine--glycine ligase, with the protein MRVLVIGSGGREHALVWALARSPGLSALYAAPGNPGMARLARCVAIKADAIEDLLALVRQERIDLTVVGPEQPLAAGIVDAFQAQGRAIFGPTKAAADLEASKAFAKGLMAKHGIPTARFGVFKDAGAARAFCRELGPQLVVKADGLAAGKGAILCQSLEEADRAVALCLEEKAFGRSGEQIVVEEFLEGEEASFFALTDGERVLPLGAAQDHKTVFDDDRGPNTGGMGAYSPPPVIDERLHREVMERILAPTVTAMAAEGRPYRGVVYAGLMIARDGPKVLEFNCRFGDPEAQALLPRLGEDLLPLLAAVARGGGLPTAVRWRPAAAVCVVLASGGYPGAYESGKTIAGIEEAEALAGVTVFHAGTAVKDSLLVTAGGRVLGVTALGGDIAAAIGRAYEAVGRIGFEGMHYRKDIGRRALAHAKA; encoded by the coding sequence ATGCGGGTGCTGGTGATCGGCAGCGGCGGCAGAGAACACGCGCTGGTCTGGGCGCTGGCCCGGAGTCCGGGCCTCTCCGCCCTCTACGCCGCGCCGGGCAACCCCGGGATGGCCCGTCTCGCGCGATGCGTCGCCATCAAGGCTGATGCGATCGAGGACCTCCTGGCGCTGGTCCGTCAGGAGCGGATCGATCTCACGGTCGTCGGGCCCGAGCAGCCTCTCGCCGCGGGGATCGTGGATGCGTTCCAGGCCCAGGGCCGTGCCATCTTCGGCCCGACGAAGGCGGCGGCTGATCTCGAGGCCTCTAAGGCCTTCGCCAAGGGGCTGATGGCCAAGCACGGAATCCCGACCGCACGGTTTGGGGTCTTTAAGGATGCCGGTGCCGCGCGCGCATTCTGCCGCGAACTGGGCCCTCAGCTCGTCGTGAAGGCGGACGGCCTGGCGGCCGGGAAAGGGGCGATCCTCTGTCAGAGCCTCGAGGAAGCCGACAGGGCCGTCGCGCTCTGCCTCGAAGAGAAGGCCTTCGGCCGGTCGGGCGAGCAGATCGTGGTGGAGGAGTTCCTCGAAGGCGAGGAAGCGTCGTTCTTCGCTCTGACCGATGGCGAACGGGTACTCCCCCTCGGTGCGGCGCAGGACCACAAAACCGTCTTCGACGACGACCGAGGGCCGAACACCGGCGGCATGGGGGCGTACTCGCCCCCGCCTGTGATCGACGAGCGCCTGCACCGGGAGGTGATGGAGCGGATCCTGGCGCCCACGGTGACCGCCATGGCGGCCGAAGGGCGGCCCTACCGGGGCGTCGTGTACGCGGGTCTCATGATCGCGCGCGACGGCCCGAAGGTGCTCGAGTTCAACTGCCGCTTCGGCGATCCCGAGGCCCAGGCCCTCCTGCCCAGGCTCGGCGAGGATCTGCTCCCGCTCCTCGCCGCCGTCGCGCGTGGCGGCGGCTTGCCGACCGCAGTCCGGTGGCGGCCCGCGGCGGCGGTCTGCGTCGTCCTCGCCTCCGGCGGCTATCCCGGCGCTTACGAGAGCGGCAAGACGATCGCCGGGATCGAGGAGGCCGAGGCCCTGGCCGGCGTCACCGTGTTTCACGCCGGGACCGCCGTCAAGGACAGCCTTCTGGTCACGGCAGGAGGCCGGGTGCTCGGCGTGACCGCGCTGGGAGGGGACATCGCTGCGGCCATCGGCCGAGCCTACGAGGCCGTCGGCAGGATCGGCTTCGAGGGGATGCATTACCGGAAGGACATCGGCCGGAGGGCGCTGGCGCACGCGAAGGCATGA
- the purE gene encoding 5-(carboxyamino)imidazole ribonucleotide mutase, which yields MPKDAPRVGIVMGSDSDLEVLREAVKLLDQLQIPHEVVVASAHRTPDRTRRYVHEAEGRGIRVLIAGAGGAAALPGFLASETTLPVIGVPMASTPLNGLDALLSMAQMPKGVPVATMAIGGWGAANAALLAAEILALTDDGVRKRLAAFRAAQASEVEERSRKLAEQLKRKS from the coding sequence ATGCCGAAAGACGCTCCGCGGGTCGGGATCGTGATGGGGAGCGATTCCGACCTGGAGGTGTTGCGCGAGGCCGTGAAGCTGCTCGACCAGCTCCAGATCCCCCACGAGGTGGTCGTCGCCTCGGCCCATCGCACTCCCGACCGGACCCGTCGCTACGTTCACGAGGCCGAGGGGCGCGGCATCCGGGTGCTGATCGCGGGGGCCGGCGGCGCCGCGGCGCTCCCGGGCTTTCTCGCCTCCGAGACGACGCTCCCGGTGATCGGCGTCCCGATGGCGTCGACTCCGCTAAACGGCCTGGACGCGCTCCTCTCGATGGCCCAGATGCCCAAGGGGGTGCCGGTCGCGACGATGGCGATCGGCGGGTGGGGGGCGGCCAACGCCGCGCTCCTCGCCGCGGAGATCCTCGCCCTCACGGACGACGGCGTGAGGAAGCGCCTCGCCGCCTTCAGGGCCGCCCAGGCTTCGGAGGTGGAGGAGCGGTCGCGGAAACTCGCCGAGCAACTCAAGAGGAAGAGCTGA